The following proteins come from a genomic window of Blastococcus sp. HT6-30:
- a CDS encoding acyl-CoA dehydrogenase family protein codes for MGTNSGLYALTEEHEAIRAAVRDIAEREIAPYAAEVDAESRYPIEAQKALTAAGFHATHIPEQYGGEGADAIATCIVIEEVARVDMSASLIPAVNKLGSMPIILSASEDVKQKVLPSIASGDAMISYGLSEREAGSDAAAMKTRARLDGENWVLNGTKAWITNAGVSEWYTVMAVTDPETGANGISAFAVHRDDPGFAVGPKERKMGIKGSPTCELYFTDCTVPADRIIGAPGTGFKTALRTLDFTRPTIGAQAVGVAQGALDAAVAYVKERKQFGTSVGSFQGVQFVLADMEMRIEAARHLVYVAAAAGEQGRPDVTRVSASAKAFASDVAMQVTTDAVQLFGGAGYTQDFPVERMMRDAKITQIYEGTNQVQRMVIARSLLK; via the coding sequence GTGGGTACGAACAGCGGGCTGTACGCCTTGACCGAGGAGCACGAGGCCATCCGGGCGGCGGTGCGCGACATCGCCGAGCGGGAGATCGCCCCCTACGCCGCCGAGGTCGACGCCGAGTCGCGCTACCCGATCGAGGCGCAGAAGGCGCTCACCGCGGCCGGCTTCCACGCCACCCACATCCCCGAGCAGTACGGCGGCGAGGGCGCCGACGCGATCGCCACCTGCATCGTCATCGAGGAGGTCGCCCGGGTCGACATGAGCGCCTCGCTCATCCCGGCGGTCAACAAGCTCGGGTCGATGCCGATCATCCTGTCGGCGTCCGAGGACGTGAAGCAGAAGGTCCTGCCGTCGATCGCGTCGGGCGACGCGATGATCAGCTACGGGCTCTCCGAGCGCGAAGCCGGCTCCGACGCCGCCGCGATGAAGACCCGTGCCCGGCTCGACGGCGAGAACTGGGTGCTCAACGGCACCAAGGCCTGGATCACCAACGCCGGCGTCTCCGAGTGGTACACGGTCATGGCCGTCACCGACCCGGAGACTGGTGCCAACGGCATCTCGGCGTTCGCCGTGCACCGGGACGACCCCGGCTTCGCCGTGGGGCCGAAGGAACGCAAGATGGGCATCAAGGGCTCGCCCACCTGCGAGCTGTACTTCACCGACTGCACCGTCCCGGCCGACCGGATCATCGGCGCACCCGGCACGGGCTTCAAGACCGCGCTGCGGACGCTGGACTTCACCCGCCCGACCATCGGCGCCCAGGCCGTCGGCGTCGCCCAGGGCGCGCTCGACGCCGCGGTCGCCTACGTCAAGGAGCGGAAGCAGTTCGGAACGAGCGTCGGCTCGTTCCAGGGGGTGCAGTTCGTGCTCGCCGACATGGAGATGCGGATCGAGGCGGCCCGCCACCTGGTCTACGTCGCCGCGGCGGCGGGGGAGCAGGGGCGCCCCGACGTCACCCGCGTCTCGGCCTCCGCGAAGGCGTTCGCCTCCGACGTCGCCATGCAGGTGACCACCGACGCCGTCCAGCTGTTCGGCGGCGCCGGCTACACCCAGGACTTCCCGGTCGAGCGCATGATGCGCGACGCCAAGATCACTCAGATCTACGAGGGGACCAACCAGGTGCAGCGCATGGTGATCGCACGGAGTCTCCTGAAGTAG
- the purE gene encoding 5-(carboxyamino)imidazole ribonucleotide mutase, which produces MGSDSDWPMMAPAAEALVEFGVGWEAHVLSAHRTPRRMLDYAEGAAARGLRVIVAGAGGAAHLPGMVAAATPLPVIGVPRPLDRLDGIDSLLSIVQMPAGVPVATVGIGGGRNAGLLAVRILAAADPQLRARVERFQAELAESVVARDLTLQERLATDG; this is translated from the coding sequence ATGGGCAGCGACTCGGACTGGCCGATGATGGCGCCGGCCGCCGAAGCGCTGGTGGAGTTCGGCGTCGGCTGGGAGGCGCACGTCCTCTCCGCCCACCGCACCCCGCGCCGGATGCTCGACTACGCCGAGGGTGCGGCCGCCCGGGGTCTGCGGGTGATCGTCGCCGGCGCCGGGGGAGCGGCGCACCTGCCCGGCATGGTCGCCGCGGCCACGCCGCTGCCGGTCATCGGCGTGCCGCGCCCGCTGGACCGGCTCGACGGGATCGACAGCCTGCTGTCGATCGTGCAGATGCCGGCCGGGGTGCCGGTGGCGACCGTCGGCATCGGCGGTGGGCGGAACGCCGGCCTGCTCGCCGTCCGCATCCTCGCCGCCGCCGACCCGCAGCTGCGAGCGCGGGTCGAGCGGTTCCAGGCCGAGCTCGCCGAGAGCGTCGTCGCCCGTGATCTCACCCTCCAGGAGCGCCTCGCTACCGACGGGTAG